One genomic window of Nicotiana sylvestris chromosome 10, ASM39365v2, whole genome shotgun sequence includes the following:
- the LOC138880216 gene encoding uncharacterized protein gives MEEVCQQFKITHRNSTPYRPKENVAFEAANKNIKKILRKMVEGSRQWHEKLPFALLGYCTSVRTSVGATPYLLVYGTEAVIPAEVEIPSFRIVAEAKIDDDEWVKTHLE, from the coding sequence atggaagaggtatgtcaacagtttaagattacacatcgcaattctaccccatatcgtcccaaggagaATGTAGCattcgaggcagccaacaaaaacataaagaagatacttcggaaaatggtagaaggttcaaggcaatggcacgaaaaattaccatttgcgttgttgggatattgCACTTCTGTtcgtacttcggtaggtgcaaccccttatttgttggtatatggcactgaagcagtaatacctgcagaagttgaaatcccttcctttcggattgtcgctgaggctaagattgatgatgatgagtgggtaaAAACCCATTTGGagtag